In the Synechococcus sp. Nb3U1 genome, one interval contains:
- a CDS encoding DUF924 family protein: protein MTVAATTPEEILKFWFGDPTGSEYGQSRPEWFKKDPEFDRTIEEQFLPVYEQAAAGQLESWQGSPSTCLALILVLDQFPRNMFRDTPRAFATDPLALQAARQAVTQGFDRQLLPVQRWFVYLPFEHSEDLADQQRSMELFGQLQSDPASQSAIDYARRHLEIIKRFGRFPHRNTILGRPSTPAELEFLQQPGSSF, encoded by the coding sequence GTGACTGTAGCCGCTACCACCCCGGAAGAGATCTTAAAGTTCTGGTTCGGGGATCCCACAGGCTCAGAATATGGTCAGTCACGCCCTGAGTGGTTCAAAAAAGACCCGGAATTTGACCGGACGATCGAGGAACAGTTTTTGCCAGTGTATGAGCAGGCGGCAGCCGGGCAATTGGAATCCTGGCAAGGCTCCCCATCAACTTGTCTGGCCCTGATTCTGGTGTTGGATCAGTTCCCCCGCAATATGTTTCGGGATACCCCCCGTGCTTTTGCAACGGATCCCTTGGCTTTGCAGGCGGCACGACAGGCGGTGACCCAGGGCTTTGACCGTCAACTGTTGCCGGTGCAGCGGTGGTTTGTCTATTTGCCTTTTGAGCACAGCGAAGATTTGGCGGATCAACAGCGATCAATGGAGCTATTCGGGCAGTTGCAGTCGGATCCTGCTAGCCAGAGCGCTATCGACTACGCCCGTCGCCATCTGGAGATCATCAAGCGCTTTGGCCGTTTCCCCCATCGCAACACCATTCTCGGTCGCCCTTCCACACCCGCAGAACTAGAGTTTCTCCAACAGCCGGGGTCTTCTTTCTAG
- the trpD gene encoding anthranilate phosphoribosyltransferase gives MTESADLWPQLLAQLLDRQSLSEAQAEQLMNGWLDNQVPDVVSGAILAALQAKGVRASELAGMARVLQRASIGSPLELPLLVDTCGTGGDGAGTFNISTAVAFVVSAAGIPVVKHGNRSASSKVGSADVLEALGVNLGAEPERVRAAATEVGITFLFAPNWHPAMRAVVPYRRALKIRTIFNLLGPLVNPFYPNRQVIGVYAQELVPIMAEALQLLGREGAIVLHSRERLDEAGLDQPTDLGVLAGGTVRAEVLDPRDYGLTSAPTQALKGGELPENTAILTRVLQGSGEPAQRDVVALNAALALQVAGAAPNWGAGIAQAQDILASGAAWERLQQLVDFLKS, from the coding sequence ATGACGGAATCTGCCGACCTCTGGCCACAGCTTTTGGCGCAACTGCTGGATCGACAGTCCCTAAGCGAAGCTCAAGCCGAGCAACTTATGAATGGCTGGCTGGACAATCAGGTGCCGGATGTGGTGTCGGGGGCGATCCTGGCGGCTCTTCAGGCTAAGGGAGTCCGTGCCAGCGAATTGGCAGGCATGGCGCGGGTGCTGCAACGGGCTTCGATCGGATCCCCGCTGGAGTTGCCTTTGCTGGTAGATACCTGTGGTACCGGCGGCGATGGGGCGGGCACGTTTAATATCTCCACGGCGGTGGCTTTTGTGGTCAGCGCGGCAGGGATCCCGGTGGTGAAGCATGGCAATCGTTCGGCCTCAAGCAAAGTGGGATCGGCAGATGTCCTGGAGGCTCTGGGAGTGAATTTGGGGGCTGAGCCGGAGCGGGTTCGGGCTGCTGCTACCGAAGTGGGCATCACGTTTTTGTTTGCTCCCAACTGGCATCCGGCCATGCGAGCGGTGGTGCCCTATCGGCGGGCTTTGAAGATCCGCACCATTTTCAATTTGCTAGGCCCGTTGGTGAACCCTTTTTATCCCAATCGGCAGGTGATCGGGGTTTATGCCCAAGAGCTGGTGCCGATTATGGCAGAAGCCCTACAGCTGTTGGGACGAGAAGGGGCGATCGTGTTGCACAGTCGTGAGCGACTGGATGAGGCAGGACTGGATCAACCAACAGATTTGGGGGTGCTTGCCGGGGGAACAGTACGAGCAGAGGTTCTCGATCCGCGAGACTATGGACTGACCTCAGCCCCCACCCAAGCCCTGAAAGGTGGGGAATTGCCGGAAAATACCGCCATCCTCACCCGAGTTCTCCAGGGATCTGGAGAACCGGCCCAGCGGGATGTGGTGGCCTTGAATGCCGCTTTGGCTTTGCAGGTGGCAGGAGCCGCCCCCAATTGGGGAGCCGGGATTGCTCAGGCCCAGGACATTCTTGCCAGTGGAGCTGCCTGGGAGCGGTTGCAGCAGTTGGTGGATTTTCTTAAATCTTGA
- a CDS encoding M48 family metallopeptidase: MRAEQLNLFAELAEPSPVEPWPSIRESLRARRVILTYSPRKGLELVIPTGFDRRRIPDILRTHTAWIQHKLQRPVQTAPLLPERITLPAHPTPNSRTEWTVLYQPSGSPPTWKERDGILLLNRGQDNPELCCVLLQKWLRSQAKACLDPWIHQLSRELGLPFAHLTIRSQQTRWGSCSRKGNINLNDKLLFLPTDVVRYVLIHELCHTVHLNHSAAFWKRVECHEPHYLYLKSQLKTLLDRIPAWVENSR, from the coding sequence ATGAGAGCCGAACAACTGAACTTATTTGCAGAGCTAGCGGAGCCAAGTCCGGTGGAGCCCTGGCCGAGCATCCGAGAAAGTTTGCGGGCCCGCCGGGTGATCTTGACCTATTCTCCCCGCAAGGGGTTGGAACTGGTGATCCCGACCGGGTTTGACCGCAGACGGATCCCGGATATCCTGCGCACCCATACCGCCTGGATCCAACACAAGCTGCAAAGGCCTGTTCAAACCGCTCCTCTTTTGCCGGAGAGAATTACCCTACCCGCCCACCCTACCCCAAACTCTCGTACCGAATGGACTGTCCTCTACCAACCGAGCGGCAGCCCGCCCACCTGGAAAGAACGGGATGGGATCCTGTTACTCAACCGTGGACAGGATAACCCCGAGCTGTGTTGTGTTCTTTTGCAGAAGTGGTTACGCAGTCAGGCCAAAGCCTGTTTGGATCCCTGGATCCATCAGCTCAGCCGGGAATTGGGCTTACCGTTTGCCCATCTCACCATTCGGAGCCAACAGACCCGCTGGGGCAGTTGTTCCCGCAAAGGTAATATCAACCTGAATGACAAGCTCTTGTTTCTACCCACAGACGTAGTGCGTTATGTGCTGATTCATGAGTTGTGCCACACCGTTCACCTCAATCACTCCGCCGCTTTCTGGAAACGGGTAGAGTGCCATGAACCTCATTATCTCTATCTCAAATCTCAACTCAAAACCCTGCTGGATCGGATCCCTGCTTGGGTAGAGAACTCCCGATAG
- the glgX gene encoding glycogen debranching protein GlgX, which translates to MYVPLWPGEVYPLGARWDGRGTNFALYSENATAVELCLFDGEGNETRLSLTERDIFVWHGYIPGIAPGQRYGFRVHGPYDPQNGQRFNPNQLLIDPYAKAIDGLIGFGPEIFGYDWQAPEADLSFSDSNSAPLVPKAVVIDGSFDWQGDEPLRIPAHETIIYELHVKGFTQLHPEIPPKLRGTYAGLAHPAAISHLQQLGITAVELLPVHHFLSHPGHLVDKGLVNYWGYDSVNYFAPFSGYSASGSCGQQVREFKEMVRALHKAGIEVILDVVYNHTGEGNHLGPTLSFRGIDNAVYYRLVDGDPRYYMDFTGCGNSLNVRHPQVLKLIMDSLRYWVTEMHVDGFRFDLASALARELFAVDSLAAFFDIVHQDPTLSDVKLIAEPWDVGEGGYQVGNFPLRWSEWNGKYRDTVRDFWRGEDQTLAEFAYRFTGSSDLYQTNGRTPNASINFITAHDGFTLRDLVSYNEKHNEANGEDNRDGESHNRSWNCGIEGDTTDPEVLTLRKRQHRNFLVTLFLSQGVPMLLAGDEMGRSQKGNNNAYCQDNEISWINWDLPDENSSLLNFTRQLIFSRRQHPVFRRRKWFQGRSIRGVADITWFNPDGGEMTEEQWQVGFAKAIGIFLNGEGIVTPGPRGERILDDSFLLLFNAHYEPLEFLLPVGLQSRQWVLVIDTCKARFVEVGPRYEGDKPIQVQDRSMLVLRRL; encoded by the coding sequence ATGTATGTTCCCCTCTGGCCTGGCGAGGTATACCCACTCGGAGCCCGCTGGGATGGCCGAGGTACCAACTTTGCCCTCTATTCCGAAAATGCCACCGCAGTGGAGTTGTGTCTGTTCGATGGGGAAGGCAACGAAACCCGCCTATCGCTGACCGAACGGGATATTTTTGTCTGGCATGGCTACATACCCGGCATTGCCCCTGGGCAACGCTATGGCTTTCGGGTGCATGGCCCCTACGATCCGCAAAATGGCCAGCGCTTCAATCCCAACCAGTTGCTGATTGACCCTTATGCCAAAGCTATTGATGGGTTGATCGGCTTTGGCCCAGAAATTTTTGGCTATGACTGGCAGGCTCCAGAAGCAGATCTGAGCTTTTCGGATAGCAACAGTGCCCCTCTGGTGCCCAAAGCGGTGGTCATCGATGGCTCCTTTGACTGGCAAGGGGATGAGCCTTTGCGGATCCCAGCCCACGAGACGATCATCTACGAGCTGCATGTTAAAGGTTTTACCCAACTGCACCCGGAGATTCCCCCTAAACTGCGCGGTACTTATGCTGGATTGGCCCATCCCGCCGCCATTTCCCATCTGCAACAGCTGGGCATTACGGCTGTAGAACTCCTGCCGGTTCACCACTTTCTCTCCCACCCCGGTCACTTGGTGGACAAAGGGCTGGTGAATTACTGGGGCTACGACTCGGTCAACTACTTCGCCCCCTTCAGCGGCTACAGCGCCAGCGGCTCCTGTGGCCAACAGGTACGAGAGTTCAAGGAAATGGTGCGGGCGCTACACAAAGCGGGCATTGAAGTGATTTTGGATGTGGTTTACAACCACACGGGCGAAGGCAATCACCTAGGGCCAACCCTGTCGTTTCGGGGCATCGACAATGCGGTCTACTATCGCCTTGTGGACGGGGATCCCCGCTACTACATGGACTTCACCGGCTGTGGCAACTCCTTGAATGTGCGGCATCCGCAGGTATTGAAGCTGATCATGGATAGCCTGCGCTACTGGGTGACGGAGATGCATGTGGATGGCTTCCGTTTTGATCTGGCTTCTGCTCTGGCACGAGAACTGTTTGCAGTAGATAGCTTGGCCGCCTTTTTTGATATTGTTCATCAGGATCCCACCCTTTCCGATGTGAAGCTGATTGCCGAACCCTGGGATGTAGGAGAAGGGGGCTACCAAGTGGGGAATTTCCCCTTGCGCTGGTCGGAATGGAACGGCAAGTACCGGGATACCGTGCGGGATTTTTGGCGTGGGGAAGATCAAACCCTGGCAGAGTTTGCCTATCGCTTTACCGGCAGCTCCGACTTGTACCAAACCAACGGGCGCACCCCTAACGCCAGCATCAACTTCATCACCGCCCACGATGGCTTTACCCTGCGGGATTTAGTTAGCTACAACGAAAAGCACAACGAGGCCAACGGCGAAGACAACCGCGACGGCGAAAGCCACAACCGCTCCTGGAATTGCGGCATTGAGGGAGATACCACGGATCCCGAGGTGTTAACCCTACGCAAACGGCAGCACCGTAATTTTTTGGTAACGCTCTTCCTATCCCAAGGGGTGCCGATGCTGTTGGCAGGGGATGAAATGGGCCGCTCTCAGAAGGGCAACAACAACGCCTACTGCCAAGACAACGAGATTTCCTGGATCAACTGGGATTTGCCGGACGAGAATAGCTCCCTCCTCAATTTCACCCGACAACTGATTTTTTCCCGTCGTCAACACCCGGTGTTTCGTCGCCGCAAGTGGTTCCAGGGGCGATCGATCCGGGGGGTGGCAGATATCACCTGGTTTAACCCCGATGGTGGCGAAATGACCGAAGAACAGTGGCAGGTGGGTTTTGCCAAGGCGATTGGCATTTTCCTGAACGGAGAAGGGATCGTCACTCCTGGCCCACGGGGAGAACGGATTTTGGATGACAGTTTTCTGCTGCTGTTTAATGCCCATTACGAGCCGCTGGAGTTTCTCCTGCCAGTGGGGTTGCAAAGTCGGCAATGGGTGCTGGTGATCGATACCTGTAAAGCCCGCTTTGTCGAGGTGGGGCCCCGTTATGAGGGGGATAAACCCATTCAAGTCCAGGATCGGTCAATGTTGGTGTTGCGCCGCTTGTAG
- the recN gene encoding DNA repair protein RecN, whose translation MLRLLRIENFALIERLEIPFQPGLNVLTGETGAGKSIILDALDVALGGTIRSLRSGSERGLVEAIFRLNGELQAWLEHEQIDPLEEGLVCSRELVLREGNGKLTSRSRVNGVLVNKTQMLSLRAKLVEITAQGQTVQIQSPQTQRRWLDDFGGGELLQARAKVSALYQTWHHLKTQIESRQQDQQLRLQRLDMLEFQAQELAALRLDDPDEIGKLERERDRLAHSVELQKQSYEAHQLLYQNDSGSSAIADLLGQAERLLQNMAQVDPDLIPLAEMVSSALIQVEEAGRELIRYGETLEADPSRLNKIERRLAQLKQICRKYGPTLAHVIAHAEQIQAKLAQIQGDGTNLEELQAQLNKASQKLEHHCQGLSQLRQQAARQLEKSLVQELQPLGMSAVQFQVQIQTGSPTAEGWDQVSFWISPNPGEPLQPLASIASGGEMSRFLLALKAVFSRIDPVATMVFDEIDTGVSGKVAQAIATKLHSIAQDHQILCVTHQPLIAALADHHLRVHKVVQKKRTSVRVDPLGEEERRQELAQLTAGHSAQEAMTFVEALLNQAAQMRKQQVASPA comes from the coding sequence ATGTTGCGCCTGTTGCGGATTGAGAACTTTGCCCTAATCGAGCGACTGGAGATTCCTTTTCAGCCAGGGTTAAACGTGCTCACCGGAGAAACCGGCGCGGGAAAATCGATCATCCTCGATGCTTTGGATGTAGCTCTAGGGGGAACGATTCGGTCTTTGCGCAGCGGCAGTGAGCGGGGGCTAGTCGAGGCGATTTTTCGTCTCAATGGCGAGTTACAAGCCTGGTTGGAACACGAACAAATTGACCCCTTAGAAGAAGGCCTGGTCTGTAGTCGGGAACTGGTGTTACGGGAAGGTAACGGCAAACTCACCAGCCGCTCACGGGTGAATGGGGTATTGGTCAACAAAACCCAGATGCTCAGCTTGCGGGCCAAATTGGTAGAAATCACTGCCCAGGGGCAAACGGTGCAAATTCAATCTCCCCAGACCCAGCGCCGTTGGCTGGACGATTTTGGCGGTGGAGAGCTGTTGCAAGCACGGGCCAAGGTGAGTGCCCTCTACCAGACCTGGCACCACCTAAAAACCCAAATCGAGTCCCGCCAGCAAGACCAGCAACTGCGCCTGCAACGGTTGGACATGCTGGAGTTCCAGGCCCAGGAGCTAGCCGCCCTACGCTTGGACGATCCAGACGAAATCGGCAAACTGGAACGGGAACGAGATCGCCTCGCCCACAGTGTGGAACTGCAAAAGCAAAGTTACGAAGCCCACCAACTGCTCTACCAAAACGATAGCGGCTCTTCAGCGATTGCCGACCTTTTGGGGCAAGCAGAACGGTTGCTCCAGAATATGGCCCAAGTGGATCCCGACCTCATCCCTCTAGCAGAAATGGTCAGCAGCGCTCTAATCCAGGTGGAAGAGGCCGGACGAGAACTCATTCGCTACGGGGAAACACTGGAGGCGGATCCCAGTCGCCTCAATAAGATCGAGCGGCGGTTGGCTCAACTCAAGCAGATCTGCCGCAAATATGGCCCCACCCTGGCCCACGTCATCGCCCATGCGGAACAGATCCAGGCGAAATTGGCCCAAATTCAAGGGGATGGCACCAACCTGGAGGAGCTGCAAGCTCAGCTCAATAAGGCTTCTCAAAAACTAGAGCACCATTGCCAGGGGCTATCTCAACTGCGGCAACAGGCAGCCCGCCAATTGGAAAAGTCTCTGGTACAGGAACTCCAACCACTGGGGATGAGCGCTGTGCAATTTCAGGTGCAAATCCAAACCGGATCCCCGACGGCGGAAGGCTGGGATCAGGTAAGTTTTTGGATTAGCCCCAACCCCGGTGAGCCGCTACAACCCCTGGCCAGCATCGCCTCTGGAGGGGAGATGAGCCGCTTTTTGTTGGCTCTGAAAGCTGTATTTAGCCGTATCGACCCGGTTGCCACGATGGTTTTTGATGAGATCGATACCGGGGTTTCCGGCAAAGTGGCTCAAGCCATCGCCACCAAACTGCACAGTATCGCCCAAGATCACCAAATCCTCTGTGTTACCCACCAACCTTTGATCGCGGCCCTGGCGGATCACCACCTGCGTGTCCACAAAGTTGTGCAGAAAAAACGAACCTCGGTGCGGGTGGATCCCTTGGGAGAAGAAGAACGCCGCCAAGAATTGGCGCAACTCACTGCTGGTCACTCGGCCCAAGAGGCGATGACATTTGTGGAAGCCCTCCTCAACCAAGCTGCTCAAATGCGCAAACAACAGGTAGCGAGTCCTGCTTGA
- a CDS encoding ABC transporter ATP-binding protein, with amino-acid sequence MTLLELQNLYSGYRGVDILKGIHLEVKQGQIVVIIGPNGAGKSTVLKSLFGLATIRAGKVLFQGSDITRLAAEQLVRRGICFVPQTNNVFPSLSVQENLEMGAFTRQDNYASQLERVYELFPPLKEKRRQAAGSLSGGQRQMVAMGRALMVEPQLLLLDEPTAGLSPLFIEQTFAILRDINRLGISILMVEQNAKQALSMADWGYVLSMGENRFEDTGPNLLTNPEVLELFLGG; translated from the coding sequence ATGACCTTGCTGGAACTGCAGAATCTCTACAGTGGCTATCGCGGCGTGGACATCCTGAAAGGGATCCACCTGGAGGTGAAACAGGGGCAAATCGTGGTGATCATCGGCCCTAACGGCGCGGGCAAATCGACGGTGTTGAAATCCTTGTTTGGTTTGGCCACCATCCGAGCGGGTAAGGTGCTGTTTCAGGGATCCGACATTACCCGGCTAGCGGCAGAACAGTTGGTGCGGCGGGGGATTTGTTTTGTGCCTCAAACAAACAATGTCTTTCCGTCCCTGTCGGTGCAAGAAAACCTGGAGATGGGAGCCTTCACTCGGCAGGATAACTACGCCAGTCAGTTGGAGCGAGTCTACGAACTGTTCCCCCCCCTGAAAGAGAAACGGCGACAAGCAGCGGGATCCCTGTCGGGAGGGCAGCGACAAATGGTGGCAATGGGGCGGGCCTTGATGGTAGAGCCACAGTTGTTGCTCTTGGATGAGCCGACCGCGGGCCTATCCCCACTGTTCATCGAGCAAACCTTCGCCATCCTGCGGGATATCAACCGCCTTGGCATCAGCATCCTCATGGTGGAGCAAAACGCCAAGCAGGCCCTAAGCATGGCGGACTGGGGCTATGTGCTGTCGATGGGGGAAAACCGCTTTGAGGATACCGGCCCCAATCTGTTGACCAATCCTGAAGTGCTAGAGCTGTTTTTGGGCGGATGA
- a CDS encoding DUF4870 domain-containing protein, translating to MFIPLILLVKGKESSFIRDHAQESLNFQISMFIYFIVVGVLGLILTFVVVGFILLPLAFLGLFIFGLVTMILASVNAYKGKLYRYPFCLQLVNL from the coding sequence ATCTTCATCCCGCTAATTTTACTGGTGAAGGGGAAAGAGTCCAGCTTTATCAGAGATCACGCCCAAGAATCCCTCAACTTTCAGATCTCGATGTTCATTTACTTCATCGTGGTTGGAGTGCTGGGTCTGATTCTCACCTTTGTGGTGGTTGGTTTTATCCTCTTACCGCTGGCGTTTTTGGGCCTGTTCATCTTTGGTTTGGTGACGATGATTTTGGCCAGTGTGAACGCTTACAAGGGCAAGCTCTACCGCTATCCCTTTTGCTTGCAGCTGGTTAATCTCTAG
- a CDS encoding cobaltochelatase subunit CobN → MSDNFRWIGDGVTALEAQARLWIAQRLQGIPYDPPPGPAAQRVLHWMETDLLPRLQQTPQELHNLLHGLNGGYVPSGASGAPTRGRMEVLPTGRNFYSVDIRGIPTPTAWQVGSLAAERVVERYVQEQGDYPRSLGLSVWGTATMRTGGEDWAEALALLGVKPRWDGGRVVDFEITPVSVLGRPRVDVTLRISGFFRDAFPNLIALFDRAVQAVADLDEPGTENPLRAQVRADSQYWQQQGIPPQQAEERSRLRIFGSKPGAYGAGLQGLIEGQNWETEADLARAYLNWSSYAYRAEAEGQAAPEALQRQLAHLQIVLHNQDNREHDLLDSDDYYQFQGGMVAAVRTLQGREPQVYFGDHARPQNPKIRALSEEIDRVYRSRVINPKWIAGILRHGYKGAFEMAATLDYLFAYDATTHTVPDFMYAGLAQAYLLDPQVQAFLRAHNPWALRDMSERLLEAHQRGYWQEGATDWLPQLETLMLQAEAWLESR, encoded by the coding sequence ATGTCCGATAATTTTCGCTGGATCGGAGATGGAGTTACGGCTCTGGAAGCGCAAGCCCGCCTTTGGATTGCCCAACGGCTGCAAGGGATCCCTTATGATCCGCCACCGGGGCCTGCGGCCCAACGAGTGCTGCACTGGATGGAAACGGATCTCCTCCCCCGCCTGCAACAAACCCCCCAAGAGCTGCACAACCTCTTGCACGGGCTGAATGGCGGCTATGTGCCCAGCGGGGCTTCCGGCGCACCCACACGGGGACGGATGGAGGTTTTACCCACCGGGCGCAACTTCTACTCGGTGGATATTCGCGGTATCCCCACCCCAACCGCCTGGCAAGTCGGATCCCTGGCGGCAGAACGGGTGGTGGAGCGCTATGTGCAGGAACAGGGAGACTATCCCCGCAGCTTGGGTCTCTCTGTTTGGGGAACCGCCACCATGCGTACCGGCGGAGAGGATTGGGCGGAAGCCCTAGCTCTGTTGGGGGTGAAGCCCCGTTGGGATGGGGGGCGGGTGGTGGACTTCGAGATCACGCCAGTTTCCGTGTTGGGGCGGCCGCGCGTGGATGTCACCCTGCGCATTTCCGGCTTCTTTCGGGATGCTTTTCCCAATTTGATCGCCCTGTTTGACCGGGCTGTGCAAGCCGTAGCCGATCTGGATGAGCCGGGAACTGAGAACCCATTACGGGCTCAAGTGAGGGCTGACTCTCAATACTGGCAACAGCAAGGGATCCCGCCCCAACAAGCTGAGGAACGCTCGCGGCTGCGGATCTTCGGCTCCAAACCGGGGGCCTATGGGGCCGGGTTGCAGGGGCTGATCGAGGGGCAAAATTGGGAAACCGAGGCAGATCTGGCGCGGGCCTACTTGAACTGGAGCAGCTATGCCTACCGAGCCGAAGCAGAGGGACAGGCCGCTCCAGAAGCCCTACAGCGGCAACTGGCCCATTTGCAAATTGTGCTGCACAATCAAGACAACCGCGAACACGACCTGCTGGATTCCGACGATTACTACCAGTTTCAGGGGGGGATGGTGGCGGCGGTACGTACCCTTCAGGGGCGGGAGCCCCAGGTGTATTTCGGGGATCATGCCCGCCCGCAAAACCCCAAAATTCGCGCTCTATCAGAAGAAATTGACCGGGTTTACCGCTCGCGGGTGATCAACCCCAAGTGGATCGCCGGAATCCTGCGCCACGGCTACAAAGGGGCCTTCGAAATGGCTGCCACGTTGGACTATCTGTTCGCCTACGATGCCACCACCCATACTGTGCCGGACTTTATGTATGCGGGTCTGGCCCAAGCCTATCTCTTGGATCCCCAAGTGCAGGCTTTTTTGCGGGCCCACAACCCCTGGGCGTTGCGAGACATGAGCGAGCGGCTGCTGGAGGCCCATCAACGGGGCTATTGGCAGGAGGGGGCCACAGATTGGTTGCCTCAGCTGGAAACCCTGATGCTGCAGGCGGAAGCCTGGCTGGAATCACGGTGA
- a CDS encoding HAD family hydrolase — MSEAAMTICLVVFDMAGTTVKDNDDVSKALIAAFAQVGIPIGLTETNPVMGYPKPVAVHQLLQDHWPDATQVTPELVDKVHSLYLQAMIRFYQTDPDVQEATGAAETFAALKQQGIRVALDTGFDRATADVLLQRLGWLEQGLVDASVTSDEVANGRPHPDMIFEAMRRTGVDQVSQVAKVGDTPSDLQQGSRAGCRYVIGVTRGSHSAEALAKEPHTHLIEYLPQLLAILTPGD; from the coding sequence ATGAGCGAGGCTGCTATGACCATTTGCTTGGTGGTGTTCGATATGGCTGGCACCACGGTCAAAGACAACGACGATGTCAGCAAAGCCTTGATCGCCGCCTTTGCACAGGTGGGGATCCCGATTGGGCTAACGGAAACCAACCCTGTCATGGGCTATCCCAAACCTGTCGCCGTGCATCAGTTACTGCAGGATCATTGGCCGGATGCTACACAGGTAACCCCGGAACTCGTGGACAAAGTTCACAGCCTCTACCTGCAAGCCATGATTCGCTTTTACCAGACGGATCCCGATGTTCAAGAAGCCACCGGAGCTGCAGAAACCTTTGCTGCCCTAAAGCAACAAGGGATCCGCGTTGCTCTGGATACAGGGTTTGACCGGGCTACAGCAGATGTTTTGCTGCAACGGTTGGGCTGGCTGGAACAGGGCTTAGTTGATGCCAGTGTCACTAGCGATGAAGTGGCCAACGGTCGCCCCCACCCAGACATGATCTTTGAGGCGATGCGCCGTACCGGGGTGGATCAGGTGAGTCAGGTGGCCAAAGTGGGCGATACCCCTTCGGATTTGCAACAGGGATCCCGTGCCGGATGTCGTTATGTGATCGGGGTAACCCGTGGATCCCATTCTGCTGAAGCGTTGGCCAAGGAGCCCCATACCCATCTCATTGAGTATCTACCGCAGTTGTTGGCGATCCTCACTCCAGGAGACTGA
- a CDS encoding precorrin-8X methylmutase produces the protein MTQHDSATGSTPQRQLGMVMDEASVDPITAASFRQIDQEIGPHPWQGIQYEVVRRAIHATADFELRDRFVFSSNAIEQALVALREKRPVIVDVNMVAAGIHSRLVAAGIPLHCALDWVEEPRLSGQTRTANGMLNLAQLYPEALFVIGNAPTALLALVDEIQAERVQPCVVIGVPVGFVAVEAAKQALAQTNVPQIRVEGRKGGSPVAAAIVNALLTAAQRDPTSN, from the coding sequence TTGACTCAACATGACAGTGCCACCGGATCCACCCCTCAACGACAACTGGGAATGGTTATGGATGAAGCCTCGGTTGATCCAATTACAGCAGCCAGCTTTCGCCAAATTGACCAGGAAATTGGCCCGCACCCGTGGCAAGGGATCCAGTACGAAGTGGTACGACGAGCCATCCATGCTACCGCCGACTTTGAATTGCGGGATCGCTTTGTGTTCAGCTCGAACGCCATTGAACAAGCTCTAGTAGCCCTGCGGGAAAAACGGCCTGTCATCGTCGATGTGAACATGGTGGCTGCCGGGATCCACTCTCGACTGGTGGCCGCTGGGATCCCGTTACATTGTGCTCTGGACTGGGTGGAAGAACCCCGTTTGTCTGGGCAAACCCGCACCGCCAATGGCATGTTGAACTTGGCGCAACTTTACCCAGAAGCCCTATTTGTAATCGGCAATGCCCCCACAGCACTGCTGGCGTTGGTGGACGAGATTCAGGCTGAGCGGGTACAACCGTGTGTGGTGATCGGCGTGCCGGTGGGGTTTGTAGCGGTGGAAGCGGCCAAGCAGGCGTTGGCACAAACGAATGTTCCCCAAATTCGGGTGGAAGGGCGTAAAGGCGGATCCCCAGTGGCGGCGGCGATCGTCAACGCCTTGCTGACAGCTGCCCAACGGGATCCCACCTCAAACTGA
- a CDS encoding pentapeptide repeat-containing protein → MAHIHSASELLASYAQGNRDFSGVTLRLAELIGANLQGIQLVRADLVGAELIGANLNEANLTRAELIGANLIGANLRQADLTGADFSGADLSGAMLNEALLSGARLGGAKLRMIKLNGANLAGVILVGADLIGADMIGANLVGAKFGGADLRGTDLSKANLRGADFSGAKITGAKLARASFDSTTIFDASFDPLQAGMLLVKE, encoded by the coding sequence ATGGCTCATATCCACTCAGCCTCCGAACTGCTCGCATCCTATGCCCAGGGCAATCGAGACTTCAGCGGTGTCACTCTGCGCCTAGCGGAACTGATCGGGGCCAACTTGCAAGGGATCCAACTGGTACGGGCCGATTTGGTGGGGGCGGAACTGATCGGGGCCAATCTCAACGAAGCGAATCTGACACGAGCAGAGCTGATCGGGGCCAATCTGATCGGGGCCAATTTGCGACAGGCGGATTTGACGGGTGCGGACTTTAGTGGGGCAGATCTGAGTGGGGCTATGCTGAACGAGGCGCTGTTGTCGGGGGCTAGGTTGGGCGGGGCCAAGCTGCGCATGATCAAACTGAATGGCGCCAATCTGGCTGGGGTCATCTTAGTGGGTGCAGATTTGATTGGGGCAGACATGATCGGGGCTAACCTAGTGGGGGCTAAGTTTGGAGGTGCCGATCTACGCGGTACTGACCTAAGCAAAGCCAACCTGCGGGGGGCAGATTTTTCAGGAGCCAAAATTACCGGAGCCAAATTGGCTCGAGCCAGTTTTGACTCTACTACGATCTTCGATGCTTCTTTTGATCCGCTGCAGGCAGGGATGTTGCTGGTCAAAGAGTAG